In Drosophila nasuta strain 15112-1781.00 chromosome 2R, ASM2355853v1, whole genome shotgun sequence, a single genomic region encodes these proteins:
- the LOC132785766 gene encoding uncharacterized protein LOC132785766 isoform X2 gives MKTPQTKEALTALWLLFIALLLTQVAAQEPPAAPSEFAPHVTATCKAGTMNIKVKFSSGYTGAVHARDHRTQPCMAMGDGSDSVAFSLNLWAKQGAPDYCGILVSNRTEERSIQLAVRVHKTLELADDKFYVITCGKSGFTRDDNAHVVIKFLENDHRVRDAVYGREYKLRVEFSKPNDTYSLRVGNCFAFDKKNMTLKLTDDRGCPIEPDLMSRFVPTSDGRAAEATVTSMFKFPEGTEVHLQCDVIQCYGRCVEIDDCHEVALAGFTKGGNGPRQYGPNEEGSSIAATTVYVLDPAEARLLAPSCEEGVRPSWLLWLTITLGVLFLIMLLMNIFLCTAMSCSCANTEIIEKEPSIIEEYDPYRSWHGSQYGSRYSLHGRDAHKGYTSGGSTIHSNRSIPIDNDYAIVHSRPGSRHSSTLHGQRAHRGPPSNI, from the exons GTTGCCGCACAGGAACCGCCAGCAGCTCCCAGCGAATTTGCTCCCCATGTCACAGCCACCTGCAAAGCGGGCACAATGAACATCAAGGTGAAGTTCAGCTCTGGCTACACGGGCGCTGTCCATGCGCGGGATCATCGCACACAACCCTGCATGGCCATGGGCGATGGCAGCGATTCGGTTGCCTTCAGTCTCAATCTGTGGGCAAAGCAAGGAGCACCCGACTATTGCGGGATCTTGGTCAGCAAC CGCACTGAGGAACGTTCTATTCAACTGGCGGTGCGTGTGCATAAAACTCTGGAACTGGCGGATGATAAATTTTATGTGATTACCTGTGGCAAATCGGGATTCACTCG TGATGACAATGCCCATGTTGTGATCAAGTTTCTGGAAAATGATCATCGCGTGCGTGATGCAGTCTATGGGCGTGAATATAAACTACGCGTTGAGTTCTCCAAGCCAAATG ATACCTACAGCCTACGTGTGGGCAATTGCTTTGCCttcgacaaaaaaaatatgaccCTCAAGTTGACTGATGACCGCGG CTGTCCCATCGAACCCGATCTTATGAGTCGCTTTGTGCCCACTTCTGATGGCCGTGCAGCAGAGGCAACAGTTACATCCATGTTCAAATTTCCCGAAG GAACTGAAGTCCATCTGCAATGTGATGTCATTCAGTGTTATGGTCGGTGCGTTGAGATTGACGATTGTCACGAGGTTGCTCTAGCCGGTTTCACCAAGGGCGGCAATGGGCCACGTCAATATGGACCTAATGAGGAAGGATCCAGCATTGCGGCCACAACGGTATACGTTTTAGATCCTGCTGAAGCCAGAC TATTGGCACCGTCTTGCGAGGAAGGTGTACGACCAAGCTGGTTGCTGTGGCTGACCATTACCCTAGGAGTTCTGTTCCTTATCATGCTGCTGATGAATATTTTCCTCTGCACTGCCATGAGTTGCAGTTGTGCCAACACTGAG ATCATTGAGAAGGAGCCCTCTATCATCGAAGAGTACGATCCTTATCGCAGTTGGCATGGCAGTCAGTATGGCTCCCGCTATTCGCTGCATGGCCGCGATGCGCATAAGGGCTATACTAGTGGCGGCTCAACGATACACTCTAATAG GTCTATACCAATTGATAACGATTATGCAATTGTACATTCACGACCCGGCTCTAGACATTCCTCCACGTTGCATGGACAGCGTGCGCATCGCGGACCGCCcagtaatatttaa
- the LOC132785766 gene encoding uncharacterized protein LOC132785766 isoform X1 translates to MKTPQTKEALTALWLLFIALLLTQVAAQEPPAAPSEFAPHVTATCKAGTMNIKVKFSSGYTGAVHARDHRTQPCMAMGDGSDSVAFSLNLWAKQGAPDYCGILVSNVSGSNRTEERSIQLAVRVHKTLELADDKFYVITCGKSGFTRDDNAHVVIKFLENDHRVRDAVYGREYKLRVEFSKPNDTYSLRVGNCFAFDKKNMTLKLTDDRGCPIEPDLMSRFVPTSDGRAAEATVTSMFKFPEGTEVHLQCDVIQCYGRCVEIDDCHEVALAGFTKGGNGPRQYGPNEEGSSIAATTVYVLDPAEARLLAPSCEEGVRPSWLLWLTITLGVLFLIMLLMNIFLCTAMSCSCANTEIIEKEPSIIEEYDPYRSWHGSQYGSRYSLHGRDAHKGYTSGGSTIHSNRSIPIDNDYAIVHSRPGSRHSSTLHGQRAHRGPPSNI, encoded by the exons GTTGCCGCACAGGAACCGCCAGCAGCTCCCAGCGAATTTGCTCCCCATGTCACAGCCACCTGCAAAGCGGGCACAATGAACATCAAGGTGAAGTTCAGCTCTGGCTACACGGGCGCTGTCCATGCGCGGGATCATCGCACACAACCCTGCATGGCCATGGGCGATGGCAGCGATTCGGTTGCCTTCAGTCTCAATCTGTGGGCAAAGCAAGGAGCACCCGACTATTGCGGGATCTTGGTCAGCAACGTGAGTGGAAGCAAT CGCACTGAGGAACGTTCTATTCAACTGGCGGTGCGTGTGCATAAAACTCTGGAACTGGCGGATGATAAATTTTATGTGATTACCTGTGGCAAATCGGGATTCACTCG TGATGACAATGCCCATGTTGTGATCAAGTTTCTGGAAAATGATCATCGCGTGCGTGATGCAGTCTATGGGCGTGAATATAAACTACGCGTTGAGTTCTCCAAGCCAAATG ATACCTACAGCCTACGTGTGGGCAATTGCTTTGCCttcgacaaaaaaaatatgaccCTCAAGTTGACTGATGACCGCGG CTGTCCCATCGAACCCGATCTTATGAGTCGCTTTGTGCCCACTTCTGATGGCCGTGCAGCAGAGGCAACAGTTACATCCATGTTCAAATTTCCCGAAG GAACTGAAGTCCATCTGCAATGTGATGTCATTCAGTGTTATGGTCGGTGCGTTGAGATTGACGATTGTCACGAGGTTGCTCTAGCCGGTTTCACCAAGGGCGGCAATGGGCCACGTCAATATGGACCTAATGAGGAAGGATCCAGCATTGCGGCCACAACGGTATACGTTTTAGATCCTGCTGAAGCCAGAC TATTGGCACCGTCTTGCGAGGAAGGTGTACGACCAAGCTGGTTGCTGTGGCTGACCATTACCCTAGGAGTTCTGTTCCTTATCATGCTGCTGATGAATATTTTCCTCTGCACTGCCATGAGTTGCAGTTGTGCCAACACTGAG ATCATTGAGAAGGAGCCCTCTATCATCGAAGAGTACGATCCTTATCGCAGTTGGCATGGCAGTCAGTATGGCTCCCGCTATTCGCTGCATGGCCGCGATGCGCATAAGGGCTATACTAGTGGCGGCTCAACGATACACTCTAATAG GTCTATACCAATTGATAACGATTATGCAATTGTACATTCACGACCCGGCTCTAGACATTCCTCCACGTTGCATGGACAGCGTGCGCATCGCGGACCGCCcagtaatatttaa
- the LOC132785766 gene encoding uncharacterized protein LOC132785766 isoform X3, giving the protein MKTPQTKEALTALWLLFIALLLTQVAAQEPPAAPSEFAPHVTATCKAGTMNIKVKFSSGYTGAVHARDHRTQPCMAMGDGSDSVAFSLNLWAKQGAPDYCGILVSNVSGSNRTEERSIQLAVRVHKTLELADDKFYVITCGKSGFTRDDNAHVVIKFLENDHRVRDAVYGREYKLRVEFSKPNDTYSLRVGNCFAFDKKNMTLKLTDDRGCPIEPDLMSRFVPTSDGRAAEATVTSMFKFPEGTEVHLQCDVIQCYGRCVEIDDCHEVALAGFTKGGNGPRQYGPNEEGSSIAATTVYVLDPAEARLLAPSCEEGVRPSWLLWLTITLGVLFLIMLLMNIFLCTAMSCSCANTEIIEKEPSIIEEYDPYRSWHGSQYGSRYSLHGRDAHKGYTSGGSTIHSNRSDRY; this is encoded by the exons GTTGCCGCACAGGAACCGCCAGCAGCTCCCAGCGAATTTGCTCCCCATGTCACAGCCACCTGCAAAGCGGGCACAATGAACATCAAGGTGAAGTTCAGCTCTGGCTACACGGGCGCTGTCCATGCGCGGGATCATCGCACACAACCCTGCATGGCCATGGGCGATGGCAGCGATTCGGTTGCCTTCAGTCTCAATCTGTGGGCAAAGCAAGGAGCACCCGACTATTGCGGGATCTTGGTCAGCAACGTGAGTGGAAGCAAT CGCACTGAGGAACGTTCTATTCAACTGGCGGTGCGTGTGCATAAAACTCTGGAACTGGCGGATGATAAATTTTATGTGATTACCTGTGGCAAATCGGGATTCACTCG TGATGACAATGCCCATGTTGTGATCAAGTTTCTGGAAAATGATCATCGCGTGCGTGATGCAGTCTATGGGCGTGAATATAAACTACGCGTTGAGTTCTCCAAGCCAAATG ATACCTACAGCCTACGTGTGGGCAATTGCTTTGCCttcgacaaaaaaaatatgaccCTCAAGTTGACTGATGACCGCGG CTGTCCCATCGAACCCGATCTTATGAGTCGCTTTGTGCCCACTTCTGATGGCCGTGCAGCAGAGGCAACAGTTACATCCATGTTCAAATTTCCCGAAG GAACTGAAGTCCATCTGCAATGTGATGTCATTCAGTGTTATGGTCGGTGCGTTGAGATTGACGATTGTCACGAGGTTGCTCTAGCCGGTTTCACCAAGGGCGGCAATGGGCCACGTCAATATGGACCTAATGAGGAAGGATCCAGCATTGCGGCCACAACGGTATACGTTTTAGATCCTGCTGAAGCCAGAC TATTGGCACCGTCTTGCGAGGAAGGTGTACGACCAAGCTGGTTGCTGTGGCTGACCATTACCCTAGGAGTTCTGTTCCTTATCATGCTGCTGATGAATATTTTCCTCTGCACTGCCATGAGTTGCAGTTGTGCCAACACTGAG ATCATTGAGAAGGAGCCCTCTATCATCGAAGAGTACGATCCTTATCGCAGTTGGCATGGCAGTCAGTATGGCTCCCGCTATTCGCTGCATGGCCGCGATGCGCATAAGGGCTATACTAGTGGCGGCTCAACGATACACTCTAATAGGTCTGATAGATATTAA